The following are from one region of the Prevotella communis genome:
- a CDS encoding pectate lyase family protein, whose product MSCFITACSDDDSPSENKIISSTYDSLKPIGFGENTTGGNNQKVIVVTTASQLQSAVSGTNQATVYVQGNISLDSMLLVGSNKSIIGLQGATISNLNRSEKAGIFLLKGSRNVIIRNLTLKGPGAYDIDANYSDNICLVGAKNVWVDHCDIQDGIDGNFDIVEGSDSICVSWTRFHYLIEPMAGGSGGSDDHRNCNLIGNSNNTADIDEGHLNCTFICCWWGEGCSERCPRVRFGKVHVVNCLYDGDNYKYCIGYGVYSNIYVEKCAFVSEKAKQNALKDYRNSKDFNIKVVDCLGIDDVELSQGNYKQFIPTYDYKTFDAEKVESILKKDDYGAGATLKISRP is encoded by the coding sequence ATGTCTTGTTTTATCACTGCTTGTTCTGATGACGATAGTCCGTCAGAGAACAAGATTATCTCTTCAACCTACGACAGTCTGAAACCTATAGGCTTCGGTGAGAACACTACTGGTGGTAACAACCAAAAAGTTATAGTGGTAACAACTGCTTCACAACTGCAATCAGCCGTGAGTGGTACCAACCAGGCAACCGTATATGTGCAGGGTAATATCAGTCTCGACTCAATGCTTTTAGTTGGTTCCAATAAGTCAATTATAGGTCTTCAGGGTGCCACCATCAGTAACCTGAACCGTAGCGAAAAAGCTGGAATATTCCTTTTGAAAGGCAGTAGGAATGTCATTATACGCAATCTGACTCTGAAAGGACCTGGTGCCTATGATATTGATGCTAACTATAGTGATAACATCTGCTTGGTAGGTGCCAAGAACGTGTGGGTGGATCACTGTGATATACAGGATGGCATTGATGGTAATTTCGACATAGTGGAAGGTTCTGATAGTATCTGCGTCAGTTGGACACGTTTCCATTATCTTATTGAACCGATGGCTGGAGGCAGCGGTGGAAGTGATGATCATCGCAATTGTAACCTGATAGGTAATAGTAATAATACAGCTGATATCGATGAAGGTCATCTCAACTGTACGTTTATTTGTTGCTGGTGGGGCGAGGGATGTTCTGAACGTTGTCCGCGCGTTCGTTTTGGTAAGGTACATGTGGTAAACTGTTTATACGACGGTGATAATTATAAATACTGTATAGGTTATGGTGTCTATTCTAATATCTATGTAGAGAAATGCGCTTTCGTCTCTGAGAAAGCAAAGCAGAATGCCCTGAAAGATTATCGTAACAGCAAGGATTTTAATATCAAGGTTGTGGACTGCCTTGGTATAGATGACGTAGAACTGTCTCAGGGTAATTATAAGCAGTTTATACCTACCTATGATTATAAGACCTTCGATGCAGAGAAAGTAGAATCTATCCTGAAAAAGGATGACTATGGCGCTGGTGCCACTCTCAAAATATCACGCCCATAA
- a CDS encoding NADH-quinone oxidoreductase subunit N — MDYSQFLNMIPEATLMLALIIVFCADFALSKSPRKTYVLSILTGALLLCQLVPCFLAEPATAFGGLYVSSAIVNVMKTVLTLGTFIVVVMSQSWLNNHATKISGEFYLLVISTLLGMYMMMSAGHFLMFFLGLEMASVPMACLVAFDRYKQKSAEAAAKYILTATFSSGVMLYGISFLYGAVGTLYFDDMAAQMQFTPLTIMGMVFFFSGLGFKISLVPFHFWTADTYEGAPTPVTGYLSVVSKGAATLTLAIILMHVFGRLVEYWQPLLWIVIMLTITVGNLMAIRQNELKRFMAFSSISQAGYIMLAVVGNSAASLTALTFYVLVYVAANMAVFTVISTVEENNGGKTQMNAYNGLYQTNPKLALLMTLALFSLAGIPPFAGMFSKFFVFMAAVGGHESAPFWPYFVVFIALLNTVVSLYYYLLIVKAMYITKEENPLPTFKNGAAINWSLAICTVGILLFGICSCIYEWIDKAAVAM, encoded by the coding sequence ATGGATTACAGTCAATTTTTGAATATGATTCCCGAGGCAACCCTGATGTTGGCCTTGATTATAGTTTTCTGTGCAGACTTCGCATTGAGCAAGAGTCCCCGCAAGACCTATGTGCTGAGCATACTCACAGGCGCTCTGCTGCTCTGTCAGCTGGTGCCCTGCTTCTTGGCCGAGCCTGCAACAGCCTTCGGTGGCCTCTATGTATCATCTGCCATCGTTAATGTGATGAAGACCGTGCTCACACTGGGTACGTTCATTGTGGTGGTGATGTCTCAGTCATGGTTGAATAATCATGCCACAAAGATTTCTGGCGAGTTCTACCTGCTGGTTATCTCTACCCTGCTAGGTATGTACATGATGATGTCTGCAGGACATTTCCTCATGTTCTTCCTTGGTCTTGAGATGGCTTCTGTACCCATGGCCTGCCTTGTGGCCTTCGATCGCTACAAGCAAAAGTCGGCCGAGGCTGCTGCCAAGTACATCCTCACCGCCACCTTCTCAAGCGGCGTGATGCTCTATGGCATCTCATTCCTTTATGGTGCTGTAGGCACATTGTACTTCGATGATATGGCCGCTCAGATGCAGTTCACCCCACTCACTATCATGGGTATGGTGTTCTTCTTCAGCGGACTGGGCTTCAAAATTTCTTTGGTGCCTTTCCATTTCTGGACGGCCGACACCTACGAGGGTGCTCCTACCCCAGTAACTGGTTACCTGAGTGTTGTATCCAAGGGTGCCGCCACTCTGACGCTGGCTATCATCCTGATGCATGTCTTCGGACGCCTCGTTGAATACTGGCAGCCCCTGCTCTGGATTGTCATCATGCTCACCATCACCGTGGGCAACCTGATGGCTATCCGCCAGAATGAGCTAAAGCGCTTCATGGCCTTCTCTTCTATCTCACAGGCTGGATATATCATGCTGGCAGTAGTAGGTAACAGCGCCGCCAGTCTCACCGCCCTGACATTCTATGTGCTGGTATATGTAGCAGCTAACATGGCTGTCTTCACCGTTATCAGCACCGTAGAGGAGAACAACGGCGGCAAGACTCAGATGAATGCGTACAACGGACTCTATCAGACCAACCCCAAGTTGGCTCTGCTGATGACGCTGGCACTCTTCTCACTGGCAGGCATTCCTCCTTTCGCAGGTATGTTCTCTAAGTTCTTTGTGTTCATGGCAGCAGTTGGTGGGCATGAAAGTGCACCTTTCTGGCCCTACTTTGTGGTGTTCATCGCACTTCTGAATACCGTAGTATCACTTTACTACTACCTGCTCATCGTGAAGGCCATGTATATTACTAAGGAAGAGAATCCGCTGCCCACCTTCAAGAATGGCGCCGCAATCAACTGGAGCCTTGCCATTTGCACCGTGGGTATCCTGCTCTTCGGTATCTGTTCTTGCATCTACGAATGGATTGACAAGGCTGCAGTAGCTATGTAA